In a single window of the Rhodothermales bacterium genome:
- a CDS encoding group III truncated hemoglobin, producing MQLPDIQTEQDVRVVVDAFYDAIDRDLWLGRFFEGLDMPAHLPKMYAFWSSVVFQTGTYRGRPFDAHLRLEGLTEYHFTRWVERFHATIDAYFHGPHADTMKAKATQIATIFQVKLGLWGASDASARSARSDA from the coding sequence ATGCAGCTTCCCGACATCCAGACCGAACAGGACGTGCGCGTCGTCGTCGATGCGTTCTACGATGCCATCGACCGCGACCTCTGGCTCGGCCGGTTCTTCGAAGGGCTCGACATGCCGGCGCATCTCCCGAAGATGTACGCCTTCTGGTCGTCCGTCGTGTTTCAGACGGGGACGTACCGGGGCCGGCCGTTCGACGCCCACCTCCGGCTGGAGGGGCTAACCGAGTACCACTTCACGCGCTGGGTCGAGCGCTTCCACGCCACCATCGACGCCTACTTCCACGGCCCGCACGCCGACACGATGAAGGCGAAGGCGACGCAGATCGCGACGATTTTTCAGGTGAAGCTCGGGCTCTGGGGCGCGTCCGACGCATCGGCCCGCTCGGCCCGGTCCGATGCGTGA
- a CDS encoding cupin domain-containing protein, whose protein sequence is MPALADTPTAQPLADLAVFQPGSIVSRMLLKNKAGSVTLFAFAEGEGLSEHTAPFDALIVVTDGTARITIDGEAHTVGAGATIRLPANVPHAVHAPANVRLLLVMLRA, encoded by the coding sequence ATGCCTGCCCTCGCCGACACTCCCACCGCCCAGCCGCTCGCCGACCTCGCCGTGTTCCAGCCGGGTAGCATCGTCAGCCGGATGCTGCTCAAGAACAAAGCCGGTTCCGTCACGCTCTTCGCCTTCGCCGAGGGCGAGGGGCTGAGCGAGCACACGGCGCCGTTCGATGCGCTCATCGTCGTGACCGATGGGACGGCGCGCATCACAATCGACGGCGAAGCGCACACGGTCGGTGCCGGCGCGACGATCCGGCTGCCGGCGAATGTCCCCCACGCCGTCCACGCGCCCGCCAACGTGCGCCTCCTCCTCGTCATGCTTCGCGCCTAG
- a CDS encoding methyltransferase domain-containing protein yields the protein MEAPTVRTQVKDYYGQTLQSTADLRTSACCTDEALPAHHKAILADIADEVLARFYGCGSPLPPALDGCTVLDLGCGTGRDAFLAAALVGPAGRVIGIDMTEEQLAVAQRYEAEQAAQFGFDAPNTSFRLGDIEDLTAAGIEDESVDVVISNCVINLATDKQAVFAEIFRVLKPGGELYFSDVFADRRIPSDVAADPVLYGECLGGALYIEDFRRMMQAVGCADYRVVTQRPLTVDDPALAAKLGNIRFSSVTVRAFKLASLEDRCEDFGQVATYDGTIPEHPHAFALDDHHVFETGRPMLICGNSAAMVEETRYGRHFRVVGDRSVHYGLFDCAPAPASVAGEASGGCC from the coding sequence ATGGAAGCCCCCACCGTCCGCACCCAGGTCAAGGACTACTACGGCCAGACGTTGCAGTCCACCGCCGACCTCCGCACGAGCGCATGCTGCACGGACGAGGCCCTGCCCGCCCACCACAAAGCCATCCTCGCCGACATCGCCGACGAAGTCCTCGCACGGTTTTACGGCTGCGGCTCGCCCCTCCCGCCTGCGCTCGACGGCTGCACCGTGCTTGACCTCGGCTGCGGGACGGGCCGCGACGCGTTCCTCGCCGCCGCGCTTGTCGGGCCGGCGGGCCGCGTGATCGGGATCGACATGACGGAGGAACAGCTCGCCGTGGCGCAGCGCTACGAGGCGGAGCAGGCCGCGCAGTTCGGCTTCGACGCGCCGAACACGTCGTTCCGGCTCGGCGACATCGAGGACCTCACCGCGGCAGGCATCGAAGACGAGAGCGTGGACGTGGTGATCTCGAACTGCGTCATCAACCTCGCGACGGACAAGCAGGCCGTGTTCGCCGAGATCTTCCGCGTGCTCAAGCCCGGCGGCGAGCTCTACTTCTCGGACGTCTTCGCCGACCGCCGCATCCCCTCCGATGTCGCGGCCGACCCCGTGCTCTACGGCGAATGCCTCGGCGGCGCGCTCTACATCGAGGACTTCCGCCGGATGATGCAGGCCGTCGGCTGTGCCGATTACCGCGTCGTCACGCAGCGCCCGCTCACCGTCGACGACCCGGCGCTTGCCGCGAAGCTCGGCAACATCCGGTTCTCGTCGGTCACGGTGCGGGCGTTCAAGCTCGCCTCGCTCGAAGACCGCTGTGAGGACTTCGGGCAGGTGGCGACCTACGACGGCACGATCCCCGAGCACCCCCACGCCTTCGCGCTCGACGATCACCACGTCTTCGAGACCGGGCGGCCGATGCTCATCTGCGGCAACTCTGCGGCGATGGTGGAGGAGACCCGCTACGGCCGCCACTTCCGCGTCGTCGGCGACCGCTCGGTCCACTACGGCCTGTTCGACTGTGCCCCGGCCCCGGCGAGCGTGGCCGGCGAGGCCTCCGGCGGGTGCTGCTAA
- a CDS encoding Rrf2 family transcriptional regulator — MLLSKACEYGIRSVLYLTKDGTGAYVPIRSISDALGIPYHFLAKIVQTLAQADVLTSSRGPSGGVALARPASQIKLKEIVVAIDGTDIFTECVLGLPGCGERKPCPLHEQWAPARDRIHRMFDHVSLAEMAERMSEGDFRLALLRSDLA, encoded by the coding sequence ATGTTGCTCTCGAAAGCCTGCGAATACGGAATCCGTTCGGTCCTCTACCTCACGAAGGACGGGACCGGGGCCTACGTCCCCATCCGCTCCATCAGCGACGCGCTCGGCATCCCCTACCACTTCCTCGCGAAGATCGTCCAGACCCTCGCGCAGGCCGACGTCCTCACGTCGTCGCGGGGGCCAAGCGGGGGCGTAGCGCTGGCCCGCCCGGCGTCGCAGATCAAGCTCAAAGAGATCGTCGTCGCGATTGACGGCACGGACATCTTTACCGAGTGCGTGCTCGGACTGCCGGGCTGCGGCGAACGGAAGCCGTGCCCGCTCCACGAACAGTGGGCGCCGGCCCGCGACCGCATCCACCGGATGTTCGACCACGTGAGCCTCGCCGAGATGGCCGAGCGGATGAGCGAGGGCGACTTCCGCCTCGCCCTGCTCCGCTCCGACCTCGCGTGA
- a CDS encoding cytochrome c, whose product MKSSFLPVLALLFALGLAACGGSDAPDSAASPTPASPAVELPVSSVDVGPIDAALATEGQGIYETRCTTCHKMDSRYIGPPLGDVAARREPEWIMNMILAPEKMLQSDADAQALLAEYSVPMTNQNLSEDEARAILEYLRQVHEGA is encoded by the coding sequence ATGAAGTCCTCCTTCCTCCCGGTGCTCGCGCTGCTCTTCGCCCTCGGCCTCGCGGCCTGCGGCGGCTCCGACGCGCCGGACTCCGCCGCATCCCCCACGCCTGCGTCCCCAGCGGTCGAACTCCCCGTCTCCTCCGTCGACGTCGGCCCGATCGACGCGGCGCTTGCCACGGAAGGGCAGGGCATTTACGAGACGCGCTGCACGACATGCCACAAGATGGACAGCCGATACATCGGCCCCCCGCTCGGTGACGTCGCCGCGCGCCGCGAGCCGGAGTGGATCATGAACATGATCCTCGCCCCAGAGAAAATGCTCCAGAGCGACGCCGACGCGCAGGCCCTCCTCGCCGAATACAGCGTCCCGATGACGAACCAGAACCTCTCCGAAGACGAAGCCCGCGCCATCCTCGAGTACCTCCGGCAGGTCCACGAAGGCGCATAA
- the nosZ gene encoding Sec-dependent nitrous-oxide reductase, whose translation MACRTTETTAIDADVAQAVYVAPGEYDEFYGFMSGGYSGQLSVYGIPSGRLLRVIPVFSQDPEKAYGYSEETKPMLMTTHGFIPWDDAHHPELSMTDGVPDGRWIFINGNNTPRVARIDLDSFITDEIVEIPNSSGNHASPFVTPNNEYVVAATRFAVPVPNVDVALSELSEALSGTLTFIRADVADEMEIAFQIIVPGFNYDLAHSGKGVSDGWAFFTSYNTEKATTLLEVNASRNDKDFIAAVNWRLAEECVAGGAGRDVPGAYYHNYMDDRHVAVSEVKEGTRMITPEDCPGMVFFLPTPKSPHGVDVDPTGEYIVGGGKLATVIPVHSFTKMIAAIENEAFETIIDGIPVLDYEAVLYGEVENPGLGPLHTEFDGRGNAYTTAFISSEIVKWDIESTTVLDRIPVYYSVGHLMIPGGDSRQPYGKYLIALNKITKDRYLPTGPELAHAAQLIDISGEKMRLLLDFPTIGEPHYAQAIPAEMLIDDQVRIYEIGENTNPHAAKSEAEARIERDGNEVHVYMTMIRSHFAPDNIEGIKVGDDVYFHLTNLEQDWDVPHGFAAMGMQNAELLVMPGETRTIRWTPQREGIIPFYCTDFCSALHQEMQGYIRVSPAGSDVPLAYGTAGELTTVP comes from the coding sequence ATGGCCTGCCGCACGACCGAAACCACCGCCATCGACGCCGACGTGGCGCAGGCCGTCTACGTCGCCCCCGGCGAGTACGACGAGTTCTACGGGTTCATGTCCGGCGGCTACAGCGGGCAGCTCTCCGTCTACGGCATCCCGTCCGGCCGCCTCCTCCGCGTCATCCCCGTGTTCTCGCAGGACCCGGAGAAGGCCTACGGCTACTCCGAGGAGACCAAGCCGATGCTGATGACGACGCACGGCTTCATCCCGTGGGACGACGCCCACCACCCCGAGCTCTCGATGACCGACGGCGTGCCCGACGGCCGGTGGATCTTCATCAACGGTAACAACACGCCGCGCGTCGCCCGGATCGACCTCGACAGCTTCATCACCGATGAGATCGTCGAGATCCCGAACTCGTCGGGCAACCACGCCTCGCCGTTCGTGACGCCGAACAACGAGTACGTCGTCGCCGCGACGCGCTTCGCCGTGCCCGTCCCGAACGTGGACGTGGCGCTCTCCGAGCTTTCCGAGGCCCTCAGCGGTACGCTCACGTTCATCCGCGCCGACGTCGCCGACGAGATGGAGATCGCCTTCCAGATCATCGTGCCCGGCTTCAACTATGACCTCGCGCACAGTGGCAAGGGCGTCTCCGACGGGTGGGCCTTCTTCACGAGCTACAACACCGAGAAAGCCACGACCCTCCTCGAAGTCAACGCCTCGCGCAACGACAAGGACTTCATTGCCGCCGTCAACTGGCGCCTCGCCGAGGAGTGCGTGGCGGGCGGCGCGGGCCGCGACGTGCCGGGTGCGTACTACCACAACTATATGGACGACCGCCACGTCGCCGTCTCCGAGGTGAAGGAGGGGACGCGGATGATCACGCCCGAGGACTGCCCCGGCATGGTCTTCTTCCTCCCCACGCCGAAGAGCCCCCACGGCGTCGACGTGGACCCGACAGGCGAGTACATCGTCGGCGGCGGGAAGCTGGCGACGGTGATCCCGGTCCACTCGTTCACGAAGATGATCGCGGCGATCGAGAACGAGGCGTTCGAGACGATCATCGACGGTATCCCCGTGCTCGACTACGAGGCCGTGCTCTACGGCGAGGTCGAGAACCCCGGCCTCGGCCCGCTCCACACCGAGTTCGACGGGCGCGGCAATGCCTACACGACGGCGTTCATCTCGTCCGAGATCGTGAAGTGGGACATCGAGTCCACGACGGTCCTCGACCGGATCCCCGTCTACTACAGCGTCGGCCACCTCATGATTCCGGGCGGCGACAGCCGGCAGCCCTACGGGAAGTACCTCATCGCGCTCAACAAGATCACGAAGGATCGCTACCTCCCGACCGGGCCGGAGCTCGCCCACGCCGCGCAGCTCATCGACATCAGCGGCGAGAAGATGCGGCTCCTCCTCGACTTCCCGACGATCGGCGAGCCGCACTACGCGCAGGCCATCCCCGCCGAGATGCTGATCGACGATCAGGTGCGGATCTACGAGATCGGCGAGAACACGAACCCGCACGCGGCGAAGTCCGAGGCCGAGGCCCGCATCGAGCGCGACGGCAACGAGGTCCACGTCTACATGACGATGATCCGGAGCCACTTCGCGCCCGACAACATCGAGGGCATCAAGGTCGGCGACGACGTGTACTTCCACCTCACGAACCTCGAGCAGGACTGGGACGTGCCGCACGGCTTCGCCGCGATGGGGATGCAGAACGCCGAACTCCTCGTGATGCCGGGCGAGACGCGGACGATCCGCTGGACGCCGCAGCGCGAGGGCATCATCCCGTTCTACTGCACGGACTTCTGCTCGGCGCTCCACCAGGAGATGCAGGGCTACATCCGCGTCTCCCCGGCGGGCTCCGACGTCCCGCTCGCCTACGGCACGGCCGGCGAACTGACGACGGTTCCGTAG
- a CDS encoding nitrous oxide reductase accessory protein NosL gives MTTRSRLLVAFAAVLLGLLYVLPIWRITLEAPQYPEGIGMLIWVDTVTGMKPHDLQNINGLNHYIGMKEIVPDAIPELKIMPWIFGFLIALGLGAAATGKRWMLNVWVGLFAVVAVAGMVDFYLWEYDYGHDLNPDAAIKVPGMTYQPPLIGSKQMLNITAHSWPGMGMIAAFVSLMLGAWVAFMEFRRARTARTTESAATPSVASALAVFAAATLLVGCQVDPQPIRYGEDVCAHCRMTVSDARFGAELLTTTGKAYPFDSVECLASYVHDRPEAEAQTHSLWVTSFDAPGELIPLADAFVVHSPALRSPMGGGLAAFGPQSDQADALARFDGGDVLAWADVLALADSPMPRGASTPGDAPQHTSTH, from the coding sequence ATGACTACGCGCTCCCGCCTCCTCGTCGCCTTCGCGGCCGTCCTGCTCGGGCTGCTTTACGTCCTCCCGATCTGGCGCATCACGCTCGAAGCCCCGCAGTACCCCGAGGGCATCGGGATGCTGATCTGGGTGGACACGGTGACGGGGATGAAGCCGCACGACCTCCAGAACATCAATGGGCTCAACCACTACATCGGGATGAAGGAGATCGTGCCCGACGCGATCCCCGAGCTGAAGATCATGCCGTGGATCTTCGGCTTCCTCATCGCGCTCGGCCTCGGCGCTGCCGCGACGGGGAAGCGCTGGATGCTCAACGTCTGGGTCGGGCTCTTCGCCGTCGTCGCCGTGGCGGGGATGGTGGACTTCTACCTCTGGGAGTACGACTACGGCCATGACCTCAACCCCGACGCGGCCATCAAGGTGCCGGGGATGACGTACCAGCCGCCGCTGATCGGCTCGAAGCAGATGCTCAACATCACGGCACATTCGTGGCCGGGGATGGGGATGATCGCGGCATTCGTGTCGTTGATGCTCGGAGCGTGGGTAGCGTTCATGGAGTTCCGCCGAGCCCGCACGGCGCGCACGACTGAATCCGCTGCGACGCCGTCCGTCGCGTCCGCGCTCGCCGTGTTCGCCGCCGCCACGCTCCTCGTCGGCTGCCAGGTCGATCCGCAGCCGATCCGCTACGGCGAGGACGTCTGCGCCCACTGCCGGATGACGGTCTCCGACGCCCGCTTCGGCGCGGAGCTGCTCACGACGACGGGGAAAGCCTACCCCTTCGACTCGGTCGAATGCCTCGCGAGCTACGTCCACGACCGCCCCGAGGCCGAGGCGCAGACGCACTCGCTCTGGGTCACGTCGTTCGACGCGCCCGGCGAGCTGATCCCGCTCGCCGACGCCTTCGTCGTCCACAGCCCGGCGCTCCGCAGTCCGATGGGCGGCGGCCTCGCCGCCTTCGGCCCCCAGTCCGACCAAGCCGACGCGCTCGCCCGATTCGACGGCGGCGACGTGCTCGCGTGGGCCGACGTGCTCGCGCTCGCCGACAGCCCGATGCCTCGGGGCGCGAGCACGCCCGGCGATGCGCCGCAGCACACATCCACCCACTGA
- a CDS encoding nitrous oxide reductase family maturation protein NosD has product MPRLAALLAVVLLACAPAWAQRTVTVSPGTSAHPIADALDRARPGDRLLVAAGTYRESGLVVDKSVELIAQGEAILDGGGEPILRIEADSVTVRGFTFRNVAPSFVEDRAAVLVEKAAGCVIDGNRFEDTFFGVYLAETSGCVVTGNTLRGRDVGESKAGNGIHLWYSRHVTVRGNTIRGHRDGIYFEFVEDGVVEDNVSEGNLRYGLHFMFSDRCRYARNAFLANGAGVAVMYTKHVEMVENRFEDNWGPASFGLLLKDITDSTISRNVFARNTVGLYAEGSNRVEIAENTFDRNGWAVKVMADAYENVFTRNNFVANSFDVGTNSRQSYSTFSGNYWDGYEGYDLDRDGVGDVPFRPVRLFALLVERNEPALLLMRSLFVQLLDVAERVAPVLTPATLVDERPAMRPLPL; this is encoded by the coding sequence ATGCCTCGTCTCGCCGCCCTCCTCGCCGTCGTCCTGCTCGCCTGCGCGCCTGCGTGGGCGCAGCGGACGGTCACAGTGAGTCCGGGGACCTCGGCGCATCCCATCGCCGACGCCCTCGACCGCGCCCGCCCCGGCGACCGCCTCCTGGTCGCGGCGGGCACCTACCGCGAGTCCGGGCTCGTGGTGGACAAGTCCGTCGAACTGATTGCTCAGGGTGAAGCGATCCTCGACGGCGGCGGCGAGCCGATCCTCCGCATCGAGGCGGACAGTGTGACTGTGCGCGGGTTTACGTTCCGCAACGTCGCCCCCTCGTTCGTCGAGGACCGGGCGGCCGTGCTCGTCGAGAAAGCGGCAGGCTGCGTGATCGACGGCAACCGGTTTGAGGACACGTTCTTCGGGGTCTACCTCGCCGAGACGAGCGGCTGCGTCGTCACCGGCAACACGCTCCGCGGGCGCGACGTCGGCGAGTCGAAGGCGGGCAACGGGATCCACCTGTGGTACAGCCGGCACGTCACCGTGCGCGGCAACACGATCCGCGGGCACCGCGACGGGATCTACTTCGAGTTCGTCGAGGACGGCGTGGTCGAGGACAACGTGAGCGAGGGCAACCTCCGCTACGGGCTCCACTTCATGTTCTCGGACCGGTGTCGCTACGCGCGCAACGCCTTCCTCGCGAACGGCGCGGGCGTGGCCGTGATGTACACGAAGCACGTCGAGATGGTCGAGAACCGGTTCGAGGACAACTGGGGGCCGGCATCGTTCGGGCTCCTGCTCAAAGACATCACCGACAGCACGATCAGCCGCAACGTCTTCGCGCGCAACACGGTCGGGCTCTACGCCGAGGGCTCGAACCGCGTCGAGATCGCGGAGAACACCTTCGACCGGAACGGCTGGGCCGTGAAGGTCATGGCCGACGCCTACGAGAACGTGTTCACCCGCAACAACTTCGTCGCCAACTCCTTCGATGTCGGGACGAACAGCCGGCAGAGCTACAGCACGTTCTCGGGCAACTACTGGGACGGCTACGAGGGCTACGACCTCGACCGCGACGGCGTGGGCGACGTGCCGTTCCGCCCGGTCCGCCTCTTCGCGCTCCTCGTGGAGCGGAACGAGCCGGCGCTGTTGCTGATGCGGAGCCTGTTCGTCCAACTCCTCGACGTGGCGGAGCGCGTCGCGCCCGTCCTCACCCCGGCGACGCTCGTGGACGAGCGCCCGGCCATGCGCCCCCTCCCGCTATGA
- a CDS encoding ABC transporter ATP-binding protein — protein sequence MNASALAPMPAAAPVPHIHRMTPLVEVTGLEKSFGALRVLDGVDLRLRPGRVTAVVGPNGSGKTTLIKSILGLVRPDGGRVVFDGEEVGRDEAYRRRIGYMPQAARFPENLTAREVLTMLRDLRGNPTATDDDLIGALRLEPELDKPLRTLSGGTRQKVNAAVAFLFRPDLVILDEPTAGLDPVASSALKDKVRAAQATGTTFLLTSHIMSELEELADDVAFLLDGRVRFQGTADELKARGGHDRLERALAHLMTENDR from the coding sequence ATGAACGCTTCCGCTCTCGCTCCGATGCCCGCTGCCGCGCCGGTCCCGCACATCCACCGCATGACGCCGCTCGTGGAAGTGACGGGGTTGGAAAAATCCTTCGGCGCGCTCCGCGTGCTCGACGGCGTCGACCTCCGGCTGCGGCCGGGCCGCGTCACTGCCGTCGTCGGCCCCAACGGGTCGGGGAAGACGACGCTCATCAAGTCGATCCTCGGGCTCGTCCGGCCGGACGGCGGACGCGTCGTGTTCGACGGCGAGGAGGTTGGGCGGGACGAGGCGTACCGGCGGCGGATCGGCTACATGCCGCAGGCGGCGCGCTTCCCCGAGAACCTCACCGCGCGCGAGGTTCTCACGATGCTCCGCGATCTCCGCGGCAACCCGACGGCGACGGACGACGACCTCATCGGCGCGCTACGGCTGGAGCCCGAGCTCGACAAGCCGCTGCGGACGCTCTCCGGCGGGACGCGGCAGAAGGTCAACGCCGCCGTCGCCTTCCTCTTCCGCCCCGACCTCGTCATCCTCGACGAGCCGACGGCCGGGCTCGACCCCGTCGCCTCGTCCGCGCTCAAGGACAAGGTCCGCGCCGCGCAGGCGACCGGGACCACGTTCCTCCTCACCTCCCACATCATGAGCGAGCTCGAAGAACTCGCCGACGACGTGGCGTTCCTGCTCGACGGCCGCGTCCGCTTCCAGGGCACCGCCGACGAACTCAAAGCGCGCGGCGGCCACGACCGGCTCGAACGCGCCCTCGCTCACCTCATGACCGAGAACGACCGATGA
- a CDS encoding ABC transporter permease subunit: MTTLFAPAVGKVLKYELSDVVRSKWIAAYALFFLVVTDALFRFGGGSAHVVLSLMNVVLVLIPLVSLIFGTIYLYSAREFTELMLAQPVRRGHLFAGLYGGLVLPLAAAFALGVTLPFLWHGGAAGAAGDTLALLVLVGVLLTAAFLALALLIAVRFDDRMKGLAAALVAWLFFAVVYDGLVLVAVHAFSAYPLERPLLALTLLNPVDLGRVLLLLNVDVAALLGYTGAVFEQFFGTGLGFGVALLALGAWCAVPLALAHRLFTRKDF; this comes from the coding sequence ATGACCACGCTCTTCGCCCCCGCCGTGGGCAAAGTCCTCAAGTACGAGCTCAGCGACGTCGTTCGGAGCAAGTGGATCGCGGCCTACGCCCTCTTCTTCCTCGTCGTGACGGACGCGCTGTTCCGGTTCGGCGGCGGGAGCGCGCACGTCGTGCTGAGCCTGATGAACGTGGTGCTCGTGCTGATCCCGCTCGTCAGCCTGATCTTCGGGACGATCTATCTCTACAGCGCTCGCGAGTTCACGGAGCTGATGTTGGCGCAGCCGGTCCGGCGCGGGCACCTCTTCGCCGGGCTCTACGGCGGGCTCGTCCTCCCGCTCGCGGCCGCGTTCGCGCTCGGCGTGACCCTGCCGTTCCTGTGGCACGGCGGCGCGGCCGGGGCCGCGGGCGACACGCTCGCGCTCCTCGTGCTCGTCGGCGTGCTGTTGACGGCAGCGTTCCTCGCGCTCGCCCTCCTCATCGCCGTCCGCTTCGACGACCGGATGAAGGGGCTCGCGGCGGCGCTCGTCGCGTGGCTGTTCTTCGCCGTCGTCTACGACGGGCTCGTGCTCGTCGCCGTCCACGCTTTCAGCGCGTACCCGCTCGAACGGCCGCTCCTCGCGCTCACGCTCCTCAACCCCGTCGATCTCGGGCGCGTCTTGCTGCTGCTCAACGTGGACGTTGCCGCGCTCCTCGGCTACACCGGGGCTGTGTTCGAGCAGTTCTTCGGGACCGGGCTCGGGTTCGGCGTCGCCCTCCTCGCGCTCGGGGCGTGGTGCGCCGTCCCGCTTGCGCTCGCCCATCGGCTCTTCACTCGGAAGGATTTCTGA
- a CDS encoding trypsin-like peptidase domain-containing protein: protein MPRPAIRLSTVLLTFLVFAGCRQPAQSQIPPGTDMPPPQRVEPPAAPGVVTDGIYQQRQTAITRAVEHVAPAVVSINVIEVRQVRVRDPFSNDPFFEYFFGQRQSRVQQQQVQGVGSGFVISPDGYIVTNDHVAGNATRITVSFPDGRELDGRLVGTDPESDVALIKVEPDAPLAYLAFTESENLYVGEWAIALGNPFGLFEAAEPTVTVGVISAVGRDFAPQEGRVFRDMIQTDAAINRGNSGGPLVNALGEVIGVNTFIFSRSGGSVGIGFATPAWRVRRIVDEIRETGRVARPAPPGLNVRALNARAARMLDLDVDAGLLVISVDPDSPAEAAGIQPYDVILAVDGQGTPDSATASALLRSRRPGETVQLRVLRDGEEREVALVLAATP, encoded by the coding sequence ATGCCCCGCCCTGCGATCCGTCTGTCCACCGTCCTCCTCACCTTTCTCGTATTTGCCGGGTGCCGCCAGCCTGCGCAGTCGCAGATCCCGCCGGGCACCGACATGCCGCCGCCGCAGCGCGTCGAGCCTCCAGCTGCGCCGGGCGTGGTGACGGACGGGATCTACCAGCAGCGGCAGACGGCGATCACGCGCGCCGTCGAGCACGTCGCGCCCGCCGTCGTGTCGATCAACGTGATCGAGGTGCGGCAGGTGCGCGTCCGCGATCCGTTCTCGAACGACCCGTTTTTCGAATACTTCTTCGGGCAACGGCAGAGCCGCGTGCAGCAGCAGCAGGTGCAGGGCGTCGGCAGCGGCTTCGTGATCTCGCCCGACGGTTACATCGTCACGAACGACCACGTCGCGGGGAATGCGACGCGGATCACCGTCAGCTTCCCCGACGGGCGCGAACTCGACGGGCGGCTCGTCGGGACCGATCCTGAGAGCGACGTGGCGCTCATCAAGGTCGAGCCCGACGCGCCGCTCGCCTACCTCGCCTTCACGGAGAGCGAGAACCTCTACGTCGGCGAATGGGCGATCGCGCTCGGCAACCCGTTCGGGCTCTTCGAAGCGGCCGAGCCAACCGTGACGGTCGGCGTCATCAGCGCGGTCGGGCGGGACTTCGCGCCGCAGGAGGGCCGCGTCTTCCGCGACATGATCCAGACCGACGCCGCCATCAACCGGGGCAACTCGGGCGGCCCGCTCGTGAACGCGCTCGGCGAGGTGATCGGTGTCAACACGTTCATCTTCTCGCGCTCGGGCGGCTCGGTCGGCATCGGGTTCGCGACGCCGGCGTGGCGCGTCCGCCGCATCGTCGACGAGATCCGCGAGACGGGGCGTGTGGCGCGGCCTGCGCCGCCCGGGCTCAACGTCCGCGCGCTCAACGCCCGCGCCGCCCGGATGCTCGACCTCGACGTGGACGCCGGACTCCTCGTGATCAGCGTCGACCCGGACTCGCCCGCCGAGGCTGCCGGGATTCAGCCCTACGACGTGATCCTCGCCGTCGATGGGCAGGGCACGCCGGACTCGGCGACGGCGAGCGCGCTCCTCCGCAGCCGCCGCCCCGGCGAGACGGTCCAGCTCCGCGTGCTCCGCGACGGCGAGGAGCGCGAGGTGGCCCTCGTGCTCGCGGCGACGCCGTGA